The Chryseobacterium sp. JV274 sequence CATAGCGCATATTGCCTGTGTGAGGAACATCATCAAAAGCGGAAGAAAGTGACCGGATGATGGCAAATTTCCCTCCCTTTTTAGCAGTCAATGAAGCCGCAGTTCTTCTGTAGGGGCTGGCATCGCGATAAGAAATGAAAGTCTGTACATTTTCCTGATTAAAAGGATAGTTGAAAAATACAATCTTATCTTTCACCTTTTCTGCAGGAAGTTTATCATATTCTTCCAGTGATTTTACCATAATAATATCACCTGAGATGTCCTTTCCTTTTGTACCTTCGGAATTTCCGAGAGAAAGCATTTTAATACTTTTCCATTTTCCGTTTGAAGTCTGGATGTGCAGAGATTCTTTTCCTCTTACCCAAACCGGGATCATGACTTCCTGAAGCCATACTTTATCAGCTCCGGCATCACGGAGTTTCTGTGCTGCCCATTGTACTGATTTCTCATAGGCTTCAGATCCGCTTAAACGGTTGCCTATAGTTTTGGTAAGTTCTCTCAGTTCATTGTATCCTTTGCCGTTGTTCAGAATTTCTGTGGAAATCCTTTTAAATTGGATAGAGTCTTCTTTAGTCTGACCAAAAACAGCCATTCCAAAAAGCAATAATGAAGTTCCAAATATCTTTTTCATATTACCAGTTTTTATCAACCATAAAAATCATCTGTGTAATGGCAACTGCTCCGAGAAGAAGTTCTCTTTTATTCACCTTGTCAAAAGTATCCTGTTCGGAATGATGGTAGTCGAAATACCTTTGTGTATCTACCACTAGTTCTGCTAAGGGAATGTCAAGTTTTTTTAAGGGTGAAATGTCCTGAATTGCCTCAGTTTGGTCAAAATCATAAACGCCATAAGGAAGAAAATATTCTTTCCATGGGTAAATCAATCTTCTTCTCTGAGGTGACATATCCAGAGAAAATCCTCGCGGAGAATAGCCTCCGGCATCTGTTCCTAAGGCAAAAACGTGTTTTTCGTCTCTCTTTTTTACAAAAGCGGCATACATCTCACGGCCCTGGCCTCCGTTTTCACTGTTGGCATACAGGACTACGCGGATGGTGTGGTTATTTTCGTATCCGAGTGCTTTCAGTGTTCTTAAAACTTCTATACACTGGACTACACCTGTTCCATCATCAATGGCCCCTTCACCAAAATCCCACGAATCAAGCTGGGCACCCAAAACGATCACTTTAGAATCTTTCTTACCCTGAATTTCAGCAATAATATTGGGGTTTGTAGTATCACCTTTTGATTCGGCAGTCATGTTGATTTTAGCAGTAACTTTTTGCTTTTTCAATATTTTTTCCAACTCATCTGCGGATCTTACTCCAATGGATAAAGCCGGAATTTTAACTTTATCATCTGGTTCATAGTAAATCATTTTAGCATGAGGAGTGTCGTCATTAGCTGTTGTCAGTGATCTTATGATTAATGCTTTTGCGCCTGTTTTAGCAATGATAGAAGCGGAAATTAATTTCGATTTTGCAGTCTGTAAATAGGAGTCACTTGTATTGATAATTTTCGGGTCCATAGGAACATTCACGAAAACGATCTTGTCTTTTAACTGGCCTATTGACATTGCATTAAGCTCTGAAGTGGAGTTAATTAAGACAACTTCACCTGTAAGGTCTTTTCCGCCTGTTCCTTCAGAGTTTCCAAAAGAAAGCATTCTGATATTTTTCCAATCTCCATTTCCTGCTTTTATCTGTAAAGATTCTTTTCCTCTGATCCAGACAGGTGCTTTGGCTTCTTGTCTCCAGATCATATCAATACCAATTTCCTTGAACTTTTTTTCTGCCCATTCTACAGCTTTTGTATAGCCTGGAGTTGCGCTGAAACGCGATCCGATTCCTTTCGTAAGCTCTCCAAGATTATCATAAGCCTTACCATTGGTCATGATTTCATCTGAAATTTTTCTGAACTCATCATGATAATTGAATTTGGCAAGCGTTGTTTTTTTTGCCGGATTTTTTTGTGGCTTTTTTTGAGAAAATAAAAATCCACTCAAAAAGAGTGGAAGTATAATGAATATTTTTTTCATTTTTTATTTACCTTTCTTTTTCCTTTGATAAAAGTAGGGAAAAAATGGGAATTTATTAAGGTTTCATATCATACATTACCAGCGCTGTAATCAACTTTGGTTCAATAAATGTACATTTTGGAGGCATGCTTAATTTTAAATCCGAAATTTTAATCATATCATTAAAACTTACAGGATAAATTCCAAAGCCAACCTTGCCTTCACCACTGTCTACTTTCTCTTTTAAAAGATTGATTCCGTTGATATTGGATGTTCCTTTTACATAAGAAATAAGCTCAGAGCTGTCCGGATCTTCAATTTTCAATATATTTTTAAAAATATACTTGTCAATAAGGTGGTGATCCAGATTATCAAGAGACATTTCTTTGGAACGAAGATCGTGCTTCACATGAAGAGAATAGAACTTCCCATCCATATACATTGAAATGTGGAATTTCTGAGAAGGGTAGTAGGATGTTTCTCCTTTTTCATGAATAAGGAAATAATGTTCAAGTTCCTTCAGGAAAGCTTCGGGAGAAATACCGTTCAGATCATGTAAGATTCTGTTATAATCATGAATTTTAATAGACTGATTGGAAACAATAAAGCTGTAGACAAAGTTGTAAAGCTCTGTACCATTATGTTTTTTGTTTTTCTCCTTATGATATTTGGCATTTATCGCTGTAGACCCAATTCTGTGGTGTCCGTCAGCAATATAAAATGAATCAATCTGATCAATCACTTCTTTAAACTGCTGTAACTTCAGGCGGTTGTCTATTCTCCAGATTTTATGTCTGATACCGATAGTGTCTACATGGTTGAAGATAGGGACATTTTTTTCCTCATGATTCATCAGCAGCTCAATTTTTGAGTTGGCCGGATAGGTAAGGAGTACAGGTTCTGCCTGCAGGTTTACTTTTTCAAGGTAATGAGCCAGTTTTTCTTTTTTCTGGGGAATGGTACTTTCATGTCTTTTGATTTTTCCATTCCAGAAATCTTCAATACTTGCTAATCCCAGAAGTCCTCTGAACACCTGTTTGTTGGGGTAGATCTGCTCATAAAGATAGTAGGCTGAATTGTCCTGGACCAATTTCTTTTCGTCCAGAAGTTCTTCAAATGTAGAACGGATCTTTCGCAGATTCCGGTCAATATCTTTAGATTTACTTACAACATAGGGTTTAATCATATTGATGTAAGTATTTTCAACTTGAGCCTTCTCTGTGATCTCTTCCTGGGTAAAATTATCCAGTGGATGTGTAGGGAAAGTGCTCTCGAAGTCTCTATGAGGTCTTATTCCACGGAAAGGTTTAAAAACAGGCATATTTATCTTATAGTTTCTTTTTGTAGCTTAATAATTTGTTCTGCAAGTTCGATACCGATTTTTTCCTGAGCATCTACTGTGTTTCCTCCAACATGTGGAGAAAGAGATAGTGCAGGGTTCATCAGTAAAGGCAATTCCGGGCTTGGCTCGTTTTCAAAAACGTCCAATGCAGCTCCGGCTACTTTTCCTGACTCGATAAAATCAATCAATGTCACTTCATTGATGACACCTCCTCTTGCAGTATTTACAATATAGACCCCATCTTTCATTTTTTCAAACTGAGGGGTATCTATAATATATTCATTCGTTTTCGGCGTATTGATACTGATGAAATCTGCATCTTGCAGGAATGCATCCATATCATTGGTGGAAGTGATTTCAAAGTCGACAGATTGTCCGTTGAAGAAATTCAGGGTAAGAACTTCTGTTTTAGGGCTTCTTGTCAGAACGTTTACTTTCATTCCTAAAGCAATTCCTATTTTTATGACTTCCTGGCCAATACTTCCAAAGCCGATTACTCCTAATGTTTTCCCTGAAAGTTCATATGCATTGCTGAATGACTTTTTCATAGCACTGAAATGAGTATCTCCTTCCAGAGGCATCAGTCTGTTGGATTCGTGAAGGAATCTTGCCAGTGAAATGAAATGTCCAAACACTAATTCTGCCACCGATTTTGAAGATGCTGTAGGAGTATTGATTACTTTAATCCCCTTGCTTTTGGCATATTCCACGTCAATGTTGTCCATCCCGATACCACCTCTTCCAATGATTTTAAGGCCGGGACATGCATCAATCAGCTCTTGTCTCACTTTCGTTACACTTCTTACAAGAAGGACGTCCACATTATTATCGTTGATAAAATTAATAACGTGATCCTGAGCGACTCTATTGTCCAGGATTTCAATTCCAGCTTCTTTTAAAGCGTTTTCTCCTGCTTTTGAGATTCCATCGTTTGCTAAAACTTTCATGAATTATTTGATTTAAAGATTGAAAAATGTAAATATTTCAAAATTTTAAAACTGAGGCGCAAATTAATAAATTTAAATTAACTGCTTTTCAATCTTTCAATCTTTGAATTTTTAATGCTTAAATTATTTGATTGATTTCATTACATCTACCAAAACCTGTACGCTTTCAATGGGTAAGGCATTGTATAAACTTGCTCTGTATCCGCCCAGGCTTCTGTGTCCGTTTAATCCACTGATACCTGCAGCTTTCCATGCATTGTCAAATTCTTCTTTTTTGCTTTCGTCAGTAATTTTGAAAGAAACATTCATCAGTGAACGGTCTTCTTTCACGCAGAAAGTTTCAAATAAAGGATTGCTGTCGATTTCATCATATAAAAGCTTAGCTTTTGCTTCGTTTCTTTGTTCTGCAGCCGCAATTCCTCCGTTTTTTTCAAGATACTGAAGGGTAAGTAAAGAGGCATATACAGGGAATACCGGCGGCGTATTGTACATTGATTCTTTGGCGATATGCTGAGAATAGTCCAATATAGAAAACATGTTTTCTCTTCCTGTTTTTCCAAGGATTTCTTTTTTGATCACCACTAAGGTAACACCTGCAGGTCCCATATTTTTCTGAGCACCCGCATAGATCAGATCAAATTTGGAAAAATCCAGTTGTCTTGAGAAAATATCAGAACTCATATCACAAACCATCAGAGTATCCACTTCAGGGAAAGATTTCATCTGAGTTCCATAAATCGTGTTGTTGGAAGTACAGTGGAAATAATCGTATTCTGAACCAACCGTATAATTTTTAGGGATAAAAGAGTAATTTTCTTCTTTTGAAGAACCTACTACATCTACTGTTCCTACTTTTTTTGCTTCTTTAATGGCTCCGGCTGCCCACGTTCCTGTATCCAGGTAAGCTGCTTTTCCACCTACTTTCATCAGGTTGTAAGGAACCATTGCAAACTGCAGGCTGGCACCTCCTCCTAGATAAAGAACTTCATAATCATCACCAAGATTCATCAATCTTTTTACAATTGCACGCGCTTCGTCCATTACAGCTACGAAATCCTTACTTCTGTGAGAAATTTCAAGAAGAGACAATCCGATACCGTTAAAGTCCAGGATAGCCTGTGCTGATTTTTCAAATACCTCCTGTGGCAAAATACATGGCCCTGCGCTGAAGTTGTGCTTTTTGTTCATATTTTTATTTTTTGGTTGCTTCCGGATTGATAGTCTTTCAGCTTTATTTTTGGTTAAATTGGATTTTTGGACAAAAAAACCGCCTCACAGATAATGAGACGGAATTTTTTTATTCGCCATGTAAGAATGTTTTTTTATTAAGAAGAGATTCTTCAGATTCTACGTGATCCTCGTCAGGAACACAACAGTCTACAGGGCATACCGCCGCACACTGAGGTTCTTCGTGGAATCCTTTACATTCTGTACATTTATCTGTTACAATGAAATAAACATCATCACTTACAGGTTCCTGTGGTGCATCTGCATCTACAGTAAGTCCCGACGGCATTGTAATTGTACCTTGAAGAGCCGTACCGTCAGAAGCTTTCCAATCTACAGCTCCTTCATATATTGCATTGTTGGGACATTCCGGTTCGCAAGCTCCACAATTAATGCATTCATCAGTTATTTTAATAGCCATCGCTAATTTTTTTTAAATTTGCACAAAATTACAAAATATTCCCCAATTTTAAAGTAATTATGAATACCGAAAATCAAGTTTTAGGACTTATTAAATTAAGTGACTATATAAAAGCGTTTTTAGCGAAGAAACCGGAAGATCACAATGAAGATGATGTAGATATTGAATTATTGTTGAAAAGATCTGAAATAGAGAATCCGTGGTTTACTATTGATAATCAGAAATTTGCTTTACAGCAATGGGCAGATCTTTTGACTGACGAAAATATCAAAAACTGGCTTGGAAATTATTCAACCTCTAAAATATCAAAAAGAGTTGGACTTATTTTAGCCGGAAATATTCCTTTGGTAGGCTTTCATGATGTGATGTCCGTTGTGTTGGGTAATCATATTCCTGTTATTAAGCTGTCGTCAAAAGATAAATATATGGTTCCGTTTTTATTGAAAAAATGGAATGAATTTTCCAATGAGAATGTAGTGTTTGAATTTGTAGAGAGATTAGAGAATTTTGATGCAGTTATCGCTACAGGAAGTAATAATACAGCCAGATATCTTGAATATTATTTTAAAAATCACTTAAGCATTATACGCAAGAACAGAACTTCCATTGCTGTGTTGAAAGGTGATGAAACGGAGGCAGAACTACAGTTGCTGGCAAAAGATATTTTCCAGTATTTTGGACTTGGATGCCGTAATGTGACGAGAATTTTTATTCCACAGGACTTCGTTATTGACAGACTGTTTGAGAGCTTCGTAGGATTCCAGGATATCATCAATCATAACAAGTATGCCAATAATTATGACTATAACAGAGCAGTTTATCTTTTAAATCAGGATAAATTCTGGGATAATAATTTTGTGATGCTGAAAGAAGATGATAAACTTTTCAGTCCGCTTTCTGTAATCAATTTCAGTAGATATGAGTCTTTGGATGATGTGAAAACATTTATTGCTGAAAACGAAGAAAATATCCAGTGTGTGGTGTCTAAAGAGGAGTTGGGATTGAATGCTATTCCGTTTGGAGAAGCACAAAATCCAGGTCTTGATACCTATGCAGATAATGTGGATACAATGAAATTTTTAGAACTGGTCTGATTTTCGTATCTTCCATCACTTATTTCACCAGATAACAAAAATGAATACTATGAAAAAATTATTGCTGGGAATTGCTCTCGTAGGTGCACAGTTGATGTTTGCTCAGAAAGTGGCAGGTGTGAAGGTTGAGGGTGGCCAGAAAAAAGAGCAGCCCGCTGCTATAAGTAAGGAGAAAGTCAGTTTGTACAATGATAACTTTCTTAAGTTTATTGAGGCTTTACAGGCTTCTGACCGTAAAACAATTGATGGATTGCTTTCTGTGAAGGTAAAGGAAATTGTAACGGATGATGTTCTTAAAAAAGTAAAAGACGGCATTGATCCCAACAAAAAGCTTGAAATCTTAAAAGCAGGATATTATAAAACCATGGATGGTATCAATCATCCAAGTATTAAATATAAATATGCAGGCGAATCATCTTCCAAAGAGGCTATTACCGCTGTATTTGAGGATGATGGGAAAATCCTGGGTGTTTTGCCTTCGAAATAGATAAAATTTATTTTCGATTAACTAAAAAAATATTAACTATGATGACAGATGTTTTAGTCGCTCATTCTTCGGACGTGGAGAAGGCGGATTTTTACAAGAAGACGTATTTGCATGTTGCTTTATCTATTCTTGCATTTATTGGAGTTGAAACGATATTATTGAAAACGGTTCCGAAAGAAATTATTTTCATGATGTTTGCTCAGAAATATATTTGGTTACTAATCATTGGAGTTTTCTGGTTAGCTTCTGTTTTAGCTTCTAAATGGTCACTTTCACAAAGTAAATCTACTCAGTATATGGGATTAGGTTTTTACATCTTTTTGGAAGCGATTATCTTTATGCCTCTGCTTTTTATTGCTACCAATATGGCAGGCGGTACAAATGTAATTTTCCAGGCTGCTACTTTAACGATCGCAATGTTTGCCGGTATTTCAGCGGTAGCATTCACTTCTAAAAGAGATTTTTCTTTTTTAAGAAATATCATTGTGATTGGTGGATTTATTTCCATCGGACTTATTGCAGGTGGAATGATCTTCGGTTTTAACCTTGGTTTATGGTTTTCAGTAGGAATGGTAATTTTAGCTTCGGCTGCTATTTTATATCAGACAAGTAAATTAAAAGACTCTTATGGAACGAACCAGTATGTAGGAGCGGCATTGCAGCTTTTTGCTTCAATTATGCTTTTATTCTGGTATATCCTGAGTATTCTGATGAGCAGAAGAAACTAATAGATAAGTTGATTATCTTTATAATAATAGTCCCGGTGATTTTTCATCGGGATTTTTTTTGAATAAAAGTTTTTTTTAAACACAAATGTCACAAATGGTTTCACGAGTAACACGAATTCAATGGGAGCGGGATTTAGTCAAAACTTATGATGATATTGATTTATTGTCCACAGATTTCATAAATCAACACTTTTGATAGAGTGGGTTTATCTTTGGTTCAATTGCATAAATCCTTGTTGTTTATTCAATAAGAACAGGCTATCATCCTGAGCGTAGACGAAGGGAGCCCTTTTACTTAAAAAGCCATTATCTATTGGCTTTAGCCAAAATTTATAATAATTAAAAATGTTTTTTTAACCGCAGATTTCACAGATTGACACAGATGATTGCATGTAATTTTGATAATTTGATAGCTATTGTCCTATTTGTGAAATTTGTGTAGAATATTTGTGCTATTAGTGTTTTAAACCATAAACCCAAAAAATCCGGATGATATTTCACCAGGATTTTATTGGATATTCTTTAAAACTTCCACACAACATCCAGCCTCATGTGACCGGGTAAGGTCCTTTGAAGTACATTTTATAGTTGAAATAAAAGATTCTTAAAGAATAGAAAAAAGTATAGTAATGAGGAAAACCTCAGGTATTGTATATGTGTTTTTATAATCTTTTAATTAAAAATAATCAAAAGATATTATTTGTCGATTGATCCTAAAACCTTCTGAGCAAAAGAGTTTAAAGCATCTTTTTCACTCATTCCGTTCTGTACGTTGGCATGAACTTCTAAAGCTCCACAAATGTTGGTGATCAATTCTCCTGCAACATTTAAGTCTTCTTCGCTTGTTCCTCTGAATTCGCAGAAGCTTTCCAGTACTTCTAATGTTTTTTCAAGGTTTTCAGGAGTCTGATTCTGGTAAAACTGTCTGATTACGGGTAATTTCATTATGCTAATTCGTTAAAAAGGTTAATTAAACTTTCTGTCTGGTTAGATTGAACCTGATTTACCAATTCTCCGTTTTTAAAGATCGCGAAAGTAGGTAAGTTGTCTACTTTTGCTAATTTTCTGCTTTCAGGAAGCTTTTCAGCATCTACATATAAAAATGGAATAGTATCATTTTCAGATGCCAGTTTTTTGAATTTTGGCTTCATGATTCTGCAGTTTCCGCACCATGTTGCGCCATATTGAACAACTACTTTTTCGTTGTCGTTAACGATATTTTGTAATGTATCTTCGGTTAATTCTGTGTACATGATTGTAATTTGAAAATTTATTAATTGGGATGTGTCAATGTTTTGTAAAGAAGAAAATGAGATAATTTTCAAAAATCTTGAGATTATTTTTCAAATTATCTCATTTTCAAATTAACAAATTATATTAGTTCTTAGCTAAATATTCTGCTGTAGAAGTTCTGTCAGCTTTCATAGCATCCTTTCCTTCTTCCCAGTTTGCAGGACATACTTCACCATGTTTTTGAACGTGTGTGTAAGCGTCAATTAATCTTAAGAATTCTTTTACGTTTCTTCCTAGAGGCATATCGTTTACCGCTTCATGGAAGATTTTTCCAGTTTCGTCGATAAGGTAAGTTGCTCTGTAAGTTACATTAGAACCTGTGAAAACTTCTTCTCCTTCTTCATTATATTCAAAATCCTGATCTACAATTCCTAATGTGTTTGCCAATTGTCTGTGAGTATCAGCTAAAAGTGGGTAAGTTACTCCTTCGATACCTCCGTTATCTTTTGGTGTGTTCAACCATGCGAAGTGTACTTCGTTAGTATCACAAGATGCACCAATTACTTTAGTGTTTCTTTTTTCGAACTCTCCTAAAGCCTCCTGAAAAGCGTGAAGCTCAGTAGGGCATACGAAAGTAAAATCTTTAGGGTACCAGAATAAAAGAACTTTTTGCTGGTTGTTTACTGCTTCATCAAGGATGTTGATTCTTAAATCGTCACCCATTTCGGACATTGCGTCAATTGTTAAATTTGGGAATTTTTTTCCTACTAAAGACATAATTTTCTGTTTTTATATTTAAATTTCTATCGCAAAGATATGAAAGATTCATCTATCGAACAAACAAATATTGATAAATAAAATCTATAATTGTTTTTGACACGCTGTTAAATAAAAAAGCCCTGATAACAGGGCTTTTTGTTTATTTTAGTAACCAAATACTTCGGTTAAATTAAGTTTTTTTACCTCACCTAATTTCTGCATATCAGCCTCATTTACTTTATCTTGAGAAGCAACGAGACAGTATGTGTAGTTTTTGTTCTTCATTTCCTTATCGTGGAACGTATTGATGTCTGCAAAAGACAGTTTTGGTACCTGTTCGTAGACGTTCTTTCTCATGTCAAAGTTGTTTCCAAGTCTTTGAGATTTCAGATAAGAGAAGATGATTCCGTCCTGAGTAATTCTTTCAGAAGCAATAGATTTTTTCAACCCGCTTTTTGCAGTTTCAAATAACTGTTCAGATTTTGGAAGAGTTGTTAAAAGCTCATTCATTGCTGTTGTAGACTCATTGAATTTGTCTGCCTGTGTTCCTACATACGCCATAATCATATCCTTGTCTGTTTTCTTGCTAGGAAGTGCAAAATAAGAGTAGGTAGAATAAGCCAGTGCTTTAGATTCTCTGATCGTCTGGAAAACAATAGATCCCATTCCGCCTCCAAAATAGTTGTTGAACAAGCTTACAGTAGGCGTCGTAGAAGGGTTGTATTGATCTGCGTTTCTCACCCAGAAAATTTCTGCCTGTACCATGTCATAATGAGCAAATAATACCTTGTTCTTATCAGTCGGGATCTGAGCAAAAGTTTTTGACTTAGGAAGATCTTTCAGGGTTGCAGGAAGTTTGTGGACAGGTTTTAGAGATGCTACCACATCATTTCCTGATTTCGGACCGTAATACAATACTTTGTGCTTGAAATTGAAAAGATCGTGAAGTACATTGATCAGATCTTCTGCTTTTAAGGCGTCAAGTTCAGCATCGCTCAGTACATTGTTGAAAGGATTCTGTGCACCATACTGGGCATAACTTCTCAGTCCGGCCATGATGGTTCCTTTATTTTGCTTCGCATTCGCTCTGGCTTTTTTCAGTCTTGTTTTGTAAGCATCAAGAGCGGTTTGGTCTGCC is a genomic window containing:
- the serC gene encoding 3-phosphoserine/phosphohydroxythreonine transaminase; amino-acid sequence: MNKKHNFSAGPCILPQEVFEKSAQAILDFNGIGLSLLEISHRSKDFVAVMDEARAIVKRLMNLGDDYEVLYLGGGASLQFAMVPYNLMKVGGKAAYLDTGTWAAGAIKEAKKVGTVDVVGSSKEENYSFIPKNYTVGSEYDYFHCTSNNTIYGTQMKSFPEVDTLMVCDMSSDIFSRQLDFSKFDLIYAGAQKNMGPAGVTLVVIKKEILGKTGRENMFSILDYSQHIAKESMYNTPPVFPVYASLLTLQYLEKNGGIAAAEQRNEAKAKLLYDEIDSNPLFETFCVKEDRSLMNVSFKITDESKKEEFDNAWKAAGISGLNGHRSLGGYRASLYNALPIESVQVLVDVMKSIK
- a CDS encoding Bax inhibitor-1 family protein, which translates into the protein MMTDVLVAHSSDVEKADFYKKTYLHVALSILAFIGVETILLKTVPKEIIFMMFAQKYIWLLIIGVFWLASVLASKWSLSQSKSTQYMGLGFYIFLEAIIFMPLLFIATNMAGGTNVIFQAATLTIAMFAGISAVAFTSKRDFSFLRNIIVIGGFISIGLIAGGMIFGFNLGLWFSVGMVILASAAILYQTSKLKDSYGTNQYVGAALQLFASIMLLFWYILSILMSRRN
- a CDS encoding DUF6952 family protein; amino-acid sequence: MKLPVIRQFYQNQTPENLEKTLEVLESFCEFRGTSEEDLNVAGELITNICGALEVHANVQNGMSEKDALNSFAQKVLGSIDK
- a CDS encoding thioredoxin family protein, which encodes MYTELTEDTLQNIVNDNEKVVVQYGATWCGNCRIMKPKFKKLASENDTIPFLYVDAEKLPESRKLAKVDNLPTFAIFKNGELVNQVQSNQTESLINLFNELA
- a CDS encoding DUF1015 domain-containing protein, with amino-acid sequence MPVFKPFRGIRPHRDFESTFPTHPLDNFTQEEITEKAQVENTYINMIKPYVVSKSKDIDRNLRKIRSTFEELLDEKKLVQDNSAYYLYEQIYPNKQVFRGLLGLASIEDFWNGKIKRHESTIPQKKEKLAHYLEKVNLQAEPVLLTYPANSKIELLMNHEEKNVPIFNHVDTIGIRHKIWRIDNRLKLQQFKEVIDQIDSFYIADGHHRIGSTAINAKYHKEKNKKHNGTELYNFVYSFIVSNQSIKIHDYNRILHDLNGISPEAFLKELEHYFLIHEKGETSYYPSQKFHISMYMDGKFYSLHVKHDLRSKEMSLDNLDHHLIDKYIFKNILKIEDPDSSELISYVKGTSNINGINLLKEKVDSGEGKVGFGIYPVSFNDMIKISDLKLSMPPKCTFIEPKLITALVMYDMKP
- a CDS encoding peptidylprolyl isomerase; amino-acid sequence: MKKLLLGIALVGAQLMFAQKVAGVKVEGGQKKEQPAAISKEKVSLYNDNFLKFIEALQASDRKTIDGLLSVKVKEIVTDDVLKKVKDGIDPNKKLEILKAGYYKTMDGINHPSIKYKYAGESSSKEAITAVFEDDGKILGVLPSK
- a CDS encoding 4Fe-4S binding protein, with protein sequence MAIKITDECINCGACEPECPNNAIYEGAVDWKASDGTALQGTITMPSGLTVDADAPQEPVSDDVYFIVTDKCTECKGFHEEPQCAAVCPVDCCVPDEDHVESEESLLNKKTFLHGE
- a CDS encoding D-2-hydroxyacid dehydrogenase; this encodes MKVLANDGISKAGENALKEAGIEILDNRVAQDHVINFINDNNVDVLLVRSVTKVRQELIDACPGLKIIGRGGIGMDNIDVEYAKSKGIKVINTPTASSKSVAELVFGHFISLARFLHESNRLMPLEGDTHFSAMKKSFSNAYELSGKTLGVIGFGSIGQEVIKIGIALGMKVNVLTRSPKTEVLTLNFFNGQSVDFEITSTNDMDAFLQDADFISINTPKTNEYIIDTPQFEKMKDGVYIVNTARGGVINEVTLIDFIESGKVAGAALDVFENEPSPELPLLMNPALSLSPHVGGNTVDAQEKIGIELAEQIIKLQKETIR
- a CDS encoding peroxiredoxin, whose amino-acid sequence is MSLVGKKFPNLTIDAMSEMGDDLRINILDEAVNNQQKVLLFWYPKDFTFVCPTELHAFQEALGEFEKRNTKVIGASCDTNEVHFAWLNTPKDNGGIEGVTYPLLADTHRQLANTLGIVDQDFEYNEEGEEVFTGSNVTYRATYLIDETGKIFHEAVNDMPLGRNVKEFLRLIDAYTHVQKHGEVCPANWEEGKDAMKADRTSTAEYLAKN
- a CDS encoding M28 family peptidase, coding for MKKIFIILPLFLSGFLFSQKKPQKNPAKKTTLAKFNYHDEFRKISDEIMTNGKAYDNLGELTKGIGSRFSATPGYTKAVEWAEKKFKEIGIDMIWRQEAKAPVWIRGKESLQIKAGNGDWKNIRMLSFGNSEGTGGKDLTGEVVLINSTSELNAMSIGQLKDKIVFVNVPMDPKIINTSDSYLQTAKSKLISASIIAKTGAKALIIRSLTTANDDTPHAKMIYYEPDDKVKIPALSIGVRSADELEKILKKQKVTAKINMTAESKGDTTNPNIIAEIQGKKDSKVIVLGAQLDSWDFGEGAIDDGTGVVQCIEVLRTLKALGYENNHTIRVVLYANSENGGQGREMYAAFVKKRDEKHVFALGTDAGGYSPRGFSLDMSPQRRRLIYPWKEYFLPYGVYDFDQTEAIQDISPLKKLDIPLAELVVDTQRYFDYHHSEQDTFDKVNKRELLLGAVAITQMIFMVDKNW
- a CDS encoding acyl-CoA reductase; translated protein: MNTENQVLGLIKLSDYIKAFLAKKPEDHNEDDVDIELLLKRSEIENPWFTIDNQKFALQQWADLLTDENIKNWLGNYSTSKISKRVGLILAGNIPLVGFHDVMSVVLGNHIPVIKLSSKDKYMVPFLLKKWNEFSNENVVFEFVERLENFDAVIATGSNNTARYLEYYFKNHLSIIRKNRTSIAVLKGDETEAELQLLAKDIFQYFGLGCRNVTRIFIPQDFVIDRLFESFVGFQDIINHNKYANNYDYNRAVYLLNQDKFWDNNFVMLKEDDKLFSPLSVINFSRYESLDDVKTFIAENEENIQCVVSKEELGLNAIPFGEAQNPGLDTYADNVDTMKFLELV